In Streptomyces thermolilacinus SPC6, a single genomic region encodes these proteins:
- a CDS encoding hybrid non-ribosomal peptide synthetase/type I polyketide synthase encodes MERVQGQALCRGPEPEYTEGDPRDAVDALLRAAEADSGAAVVAVAPDGSTTRLTYPELLLRARRLLTGLRERGVRAGDTVVLCGLPLDEFFPAFWACVLGGVRPAAIAERAVPGSPAYERLLHACTVLDRPLVLGDAAGAETLAAAAPHLRVAVARDCLDARPADDHVEPDGSDVALLMLSSGSTGVPKAARLTHTGLADFAASSRRVLDVRPDDTMVNWLPVDHSGAFLLYHLLAVFVGCGNVHAPTERVLAEPLRWLDLVEEHGARHSWAPTFAYGLVADALAERPGRVRNLGGLKTLLCGGEQIVLPVLRRFLDATAAYGVRADHIMPVWGMAETVTAVTYGRLDRPGTVHRLLKSSLGGDLVRADERTPEDECVTFVAAGAPAHGVTLRVVDDRGEPVPPGRIGRLQVHAPARLTPGYVNNPEADAEAFPAGRDWLDTGDLAFLDAGQVVVTGRRKDLIILNGHNVYCHEVEEAATTVAGVRQGEVAACGVPDEQSGTERLAVFFVSRGTDEDARIVREVKAALFSRLRLTASHVLPVPHGEFPRTPAGKVRRAELRDRLAAGGLRTGSAPRGDGGSDVLTRVVCEEIAAVLGHPVDPRAPFYELGLDSLSLTRLRSRLEQRLDRRIARTALFEHPTADALASHLAAEPGDRQEAVGAARPGGGAAPEDGATLDGGAASPEDGAADRRIAVVGLSLRFPGADSPDRFWANLRDGVDSVRVFGEEELAAAGLSPEQRRAPGLVPVAGVIDGVDDFDADFFGMSPKEAGLTHPSHRLFLECCHEALENGGYAAAEPGTRVGVFAGTGMNLYDHQHPRAGGVPDDPATGMQAAIGTQPDFLASRVAYRLGLTGPAIGVQTACSTSLVAVHLAVQALLTGEADLALAGAAAVHLPQETGYRSHPGSILSPTGRCRAFDAEADGTVGGNGVAAVLLKRLDRALADGDTVHAVILGSAVNNDGAGKVGFSAPGVAGQVDVVRQALRRAGVPADTISYVEAHGTGTRLGDPVELEALGRALGEGTRRTGFCAVGSVKPAIGHLDSCAGMAGLIKTVLMLRHRTLVPTPYLTRPNPELRLEGGPLVLATELRPWHARDGVPRRAGVSALGVGGTNAHVVLEEPPVRPAPPPNAPGLPVLVPVSARDARALDAYTGLLRDRLRQRPGLAASDVAATMALGRPHRAVRTAAVGRTAEELATALDERRAAPPDPLGPLAFAFSGQGSGRRGMASGLHAAHPAARRTLDRCEELYAEEFGGTLLPLLLGESDGEGGAGSVEGGGVWPTETAQAALFAHQAALFEVWRAAGVRPALLFGHSVGEYAALHAAGALTLDEGLRLTAWRGRLMQDACPPGGMLAVRAAPADAERIARAAGAELAAVNGPHAQVVSGPPDALAEAGRLLDREGLRWRALPVDRAFHSAAMEPALRAFRDHAERVAYGRLRTPLVTAADGRVRPVGWTPDAEYLCHQARQPVRFDLAMAAAAANGCADFLEIGAGDTLTGLGRHCVPESRWLSGQGSGPGAADQAHGLLTSLGELYRRGADLEWGAVGGGGGRVPLPGHPLRRRRVDPLVAPPVQAQALPSAPPATTPKEPAVPDELLDDVRRLTADKLGRRIADVAPGTSFFELGADSLALMGMTAELEQRYGVRVPVRELFSTADTPRALAERLARELGPAPEPTPVRKPAPVPVPEPGAVSAPAVLAPDPEPEPAPAPAAVPAAVPEAAPAPAPAPEAPSGLHELLGQQLRVAEQLVHQVTGVISRQLDVLAPTAARPAAPPTPAPTTVPTPTPTPIPTPTPSQAPAQPSSPAPRSPAVAVGEQRSEPSPTPGCDFSLYFFGDYPQDTDTAARGGARADGGKYGLIMEASKYADEHGFHALWLPERHFNSFGALFPNPSVLAAALAATTSRVRLHAGSVVLPLHHPVRVAEEWSVVDNISGGRAGLCVASGWHATDFSLAPQHFGRHREVMYEQLETVRRLWSGEPLPTTAGDGEPVEIRLHPSPVQPELPLYVAVVGNPDSYRRAAAEGLGVVTNLMTQTVEQLAENVALYRRTRAEHGLDPAGGRVVVLVHTYLGEDGDRARAEAYRPFVSYLRSSLSLFGQVTNSLGFTADLDSTPEEDLEFLLERAYERYCASRALIGDEEAAARTVRRLVDAGADEIACFVDFGVPAERVLAGLPVLDRVRRRAAPGAREAATREAREAHAAPEPHAAPEPPEARHGDAAQPVPERVPLSPAQRRIWFLEQLHPGTSMYHEPKAVRLDGPLDVAALRRALQWVADRHPALRTVFPDDGGVPYQEIRDGIRLECPVDDHTGATEEEAVRAALATEGRRVLGLREGPLVTARLLRLSDERHLLFLLAHHIVFDSSSTAVLVRDLAARYRSLTCGAPEPPPLPEVAPARPADPAASLGFWRRALAGAPELALPTDRPRPPVRSGAGASLTHELDAELTGALRTFTARHRATPFMALTGAVAAVLGRMSGQDDVVIGTAVAARPSGAEHHIGLFLDTVPLRLDVSGDPDFPTLLHRVRDGSTAAYEHSGVPFDELVGALNPRRDPGRNPLFQVMVEYENEGEAEFDPPRLAAKLLDVPSERAPFDLSVYFTHHRDGVRFMVEYDTALFDEATVRRFTRYVEEVLRRALDAPGAPLRELTAVTAPDRAALARLGRLDEPSPAVEDTLHGLFERQARRTPDAVALVSGDESVRYRDLDLRANALAHDVRARGAVRGERVALLLPRGPELIAALLGVLKSGAAYLPLDPSQPTPRLATLLEDGAPVLLLTSASVLARHPGLGAGPLPVRLVEEVPGALLPEAPAADGPSEAGPLADSPADGRAPVAGPAAGPPAGPPADGARPEDPAYCVYTSGSTGRPKGVVVPHRGPVNLVRGHLARHPGLRTLQWTSPAFDVSVQEIFTTLCSGAALVLIDDEVRHDPAAVAEVVRRHGVERMFMPCTPLRYLIDTAPELPSLRELFSAGEALRLTGAFRRFLAAHPGCALYNQYGPTETSVIVTSHRVDPAGEEWPPIGTPVPGARIVLLDEAGQQVLPGAVGEIHVGGVPVAYGYHGRPRETADAFVADGAGCVLYRTGDLGRWRTDGSLQYCGRADDQVKIRGHRVEPAEVQSVLGALPGVRDAAVVSRRDRHGDRELVAYVVPAAPEADLRALRAALSAQLPGHLVPRHWVRLERLPVNTSGKLDRDRLPEPEPVPEGEDRDGGQEPVGPAEKALHELWCDELDVRRVPVTRSFFELGGHSLSAIRLLNRMADELGVELTMAEFFLAPTIRGVAERGGRAAPADRVVDTAPMTSTLRRLWHRHHEHADPGVYNIAHRVDLDGALDPRDLAGALEDLVGRHHALRARAVRREGRYVVEVLAEVPVDLPVDDLAAYADDDAAVERWCREHATRPFAMERAPLFRFRLARLGPDRWVLVTVFHHAVCDGWSMGVIWHELRELYDARRTGAPAQLAFPAVQFTDCARVEHELGGGRRAELERFWRAELDGVPLRLPLPYDRPRPAKLSGRGALHTWVIDGDLPGRVAETATRLGTTPYVVLAATFATWIGGLCGGLPDVVLAASSANRTRRDRSDVVGLLGDAVLLRARPCEAATFADLVTGLGATLFTALDHQELPLTEVVELVAPGTGDSLFPTVLFTVITTPPPALHLRDVSSSVRALPTSGVARNELYAVLVPGTDTITVTFEYSTDLFDESTITAWADSFTHLLHHTAGSPHSPLPTP; translated from the coding sequence ATGGAACGCGTACAGGGACAGGCGCTCTGCCGGGGGCCTGAGCCGGAGTACACCGAGGGCGACCCGCGCGACGCCGTGGACGCCCTGCTGCGCGCCGCCGAGGCGGACTCCGGCGCGGCGGTCGTCGCCGTCGCCCCCGACGGTTCCACGACCAGGCTGACCTACCCGGAGCTGCTCCTCCGGGCCCGTCGGCTGCTCACCGGGCTGCGGGAGCGCGGGGTGCGCGCCGGGGACACGGTGGTGCTGTGCGGGCTGCCGCTGGACGAGTTCTTCCCCGCGTTCTGGGCCTGTGTGCTGGGCGGCGTGCGGCCCGCGGCGATCGCGGAGCGGGCCGTGCCCGGCTCGCCCGCGTACGAACGCCTGCTGCACGCCTGTACGGTGCTGGACCGGCCGCTGGTACTCGGTGACGCGGCCGGGGCGGAGACCCTGGCCGCCGCCGCTCCCCACCTGCGGGTCGCGGTCGCGCGGGACTGCCTGGACGCGCGCCCGGCGGACGACCACGTCGAGCCGGACGGGTCCGACGTGGCGCTGCTGATGCTGTCCTCCGGCAGCACCGGCGTGCCCAAGGCGGCGCGGCTCACCCACACCGGCCTGGCGGACTTCGCCGCGAGCAGCAGACGCGTCCTGGACGTACGGCCCGACGACACGATGGTGAACTGGCTGCCGGTCGACCACAGCGGAGCGTTCCTGCTGTACCACCTGCTGGCGGTCTTCGTGGGCTGCGGCAACGTCCACGCGCCGACCGAGCGGGTCCTCGCCGAGCCGCTGCGCTGGCTCGACCTCGTCGAGGAGCACGGGGCGCGGCACAGCTGGGCGCCGACCTTCGCGTACGGGCTCGTCGCCGACGCGCTGGCCGAGCGGCCCGGCCGCGTCCGGAACCTGGGCGGCCTCAAGACGCTGCTGTGCGGCGGCGAGCAGATCGTCCTGCCGGTGCTGCGCCGCTTCCTCGACGCCACCGCCGCGTACGGGGTGCGGGCGGACCACATCATGCCCGTGTGGGGGATGGCCGAGACGGTCACGGCCGTCACGTACGGGCGGCTGGACCGGCCCGGCACCGTGCACCGCCTCCTCAAGAGCAGCCTCGGCGGCGACCTGGTGCGGGCCGACGAGCGGACGCCCGAGGACGAGTGCGTCACGTTCGTCGCGGCGGGCGCGCCCGCGCACGGCGTCACCCTGCGCGTGGTGGACGACCGCGGGGAGCCCGTGCCCCCGGGGCGGATCGGCCGCCTGCAGGTGCACGCGCCCGCCCGGCTCACCCCCGGCTACGTGAACAACCCGGAGGCGGACGCCGAGGCGTTCCCCGCGGGGCGGGACTGGCTGGACACGGGCGACCTGGCGTTCCTCGACGCCGGGCAGGTCGTGGTCACCGGCCGTCGCAAGGACCTGATCATCCTCAACGGGCACAACGTCTACTGCCACGAGGTGGAGGAGGCCGCGACCACCGTCGCCGGGGTCCGCCAGGGCGAGGTGGCGGCCTGCGGCGTGCCGGACGAGCAGAGCGGCACGGAGCGGCTGGCCGTGTTCTTCGTCAGCCGCGGCACCGACGAGGACGCGCGGATCGTACGGGAGGTGAAGGCGGCGCTGTTCTCCCGGCTGCGCCTCACCGCCTCCCACGTCCTGCCCGTACCGCACGGCGAGTTCCCGAGGACCCCCGCCGGGAAGGTGCGCCGCGCCGAGCTGCGGGACCGGCTGGCCGCCGGTGGTCTCCGTACCGGCTCCGCCCCGCGCGGCGACGGCGGCTCCGATGTCCTGACGCGGGTGGTGTGCGAGGAGATCGCCGCCGTACTGGGGCATCCGGTGGACCCGCGCGCGCCGTTCTACGAACTGGGCCTCGACTCGCTCTCGCTGACCCGTCTGCGGTCCCGCCTGGAGCAGCGGCTCGACCGGCGGATCGCGCGGACCGCGCTCTTCGAACACCCCACGGCGGACGCGCTCGCCTCCCACCTGGCCGCCGAGCCCGGGGACCGGCAGGAGGCGGTGGGCGCGGCCCGCCCGGGGGGCGGTGCCGCCCCGGAGGACGGTGCCACCCTGGACGGCGGTGCCGCCTCCCCGGAGGACGGTGCCGCCGACCGGCGTATCGCGGTCGTCGGACTGTCACTGCGCTTCCCCGGCGCGGACTCGCCGGACCGGTTCTGGGCCAACCTGCGCGACGGCGTGGACAGCGTGCGGGTCTTCGGCGAGGAGGAGCTCGCGGCGGCCGGTCTGTCCCCGGAGCAGCGGCGCGCGCCGGGCCTGGTGCCGGTCGCGGGCGTCATCGACGGCGTGGACGACTTCGACGCGGACTTCTTCGGGATGAGCCCCAAGGAGGCCGGGCTCACCCACCCCTCCCACCGGCTGTTCCTGGAGTGCTGCCACGAGGCGCTGGAGAACGGCGGCTACGCGGCGGCCGAACCGGGCACCAGGGTGGGCGTGTTCGCCGGTACGGGCATGAACCTGTACGACCATCAGCACCCGCGGGCGGGCGGCGTACCGGACGACCCGGCGACCGGCATGCAGGCGGCCATCGGGACCCAGCCCGACTTCCTCGCCTCCCGCGTCGCCTACCGGCTCGGCCTCACCGGCCCCGCCATCGGCGTGCAGACGGCCTGCTCGACGTCGCTGGTCGCCGTGCACCTCGCCGTACAGGCGCTGCTGACCGGCGAGGCGGACCTGGCGCTCGCGGGCGCGGCGGCCGTCCACCTCCCCCAGGAGACCGGCTACCGCAGCCACCCCGGTTCCATCCTGTCGCCCACCGGCCGCTGCCGGGCCTTCGACGCGGAGGCCGACGGCACCGTCGGCGGCAACGGCGTCGCGGCCGTGCTGCTCAAACGGCTCGACCGGGCGCTCGCCGACGGCGACACGGTCCACGCGGTCATCCTCGGCTCGGCCGTCAACAACGACGGGGCGGGCAAGGTGGGGTTCAGCGCGCCGGGCGTCGCGGGCCAGGTGGACGTGGTGCGCCAGGCGTTGCGCCGGGCGGGCGTGCCCGCCGACACGATCTCGTACGTGGAGGCGCACGGGACGGGCACCCGCCTCGGCGACCCGGTGGAGCTGGAGGCGCTCGGCAGGGCCCTCGGCGAGGGCACGCGGCGGACGGGGTTCTGCGCCGTCGGCTCGGTGAAGCCCGCCATCGGTCACCTGGACAGCTGCGCGGGGATGGCCGGACTGATCAAGACGGTCCTCATGCTGCGGCACCGCACCCTCGTGCCCACCCCGTACTTGACCCGGCCCAACCCCGAACTGCGCCTGGAGGGCGGCCCGCTCGTCCTCGCCACCGAACTGCGGCCGTGGCACGCACGGGACGGTGTGCCGCGGCGGGCCGGGGTCAGCGCGCTCGGCGTCGGCGGCACCAACGCGCACGTGGTGCTGGAGGAGCCTCCCGTACGGCCCGCTCCCCCGCCGAACGCGCCCGGACTGCCGGTACTCGTCCCGGTGTCGGCGCGCGACGCGCGGGCGCTGGACGCGTACACCGGGCTGCTCCGCGACCGGCTGCGGCAGCGGCCCGGCCTGGCGGCGTCGGACGTGGCGGCCACCATGGCCCTCGGCCGACCCCACCGGGCGGTGCGCACGGCGGCCGTCGGCCGGACCGCCGAGGAGCTCGCCACCGCGCTGGACGAGCGGCGGGCCGCGCCACCGGACCCGCTGGGGCCGCTAGCCTTCGCCTTCTCCGGGCAGGGCAGCGGCCGCCGCGGCATGGCGAGCGGCCTCCACGCCGCCCATCCGGCCGCCCGGCGGACACTCGACCGGTGCGAGGAGCTGTACGCCGAGGAGTTCGGCGGCACCCTGCTGCCGCTGCTGCTGGGCGAGTCCGACGGCGAGGGCGGTGCCGGGTCCGTCGAGGGCGGCGGCGTCTGGCCCACCGAGACGGCCCAGGCCGCGCTGTTCGCCCACCAGGCGGCGCTCTTCGAGGTGTGGCGGGCGGCCGGGGTGCGCCCCGCGCTGCTGTTCGGGCACAGCGTCGGCGAGTACGCGGCCCTCCACGCGGCCGGGGCCCTCACGCTCGACGAAGGGCTGCGGCTCACGGCGTGGCGCGGTCGGCTGATGCAGGACGCCTGCCCGCCGGGCGGCATGCTCGCGGTCCGCGCCGCCCCGGCCGACGCGGAGCGGATAGCGCGGGCCGCCGGTGCCGAACTGGCTGCGGTCAACGGCCCGCACGCCCAGGTGGTCTCCGGCCCGCCGGACGCCCTGGCCGAGGCGGGGCGGCTGCTGGACCGGGAGGGGCTGCGGTGGCGGGCGCTGCCCGTGGACCGGGCGTTCCACTCCGCCGCTATGGAGCCGGCGCTGCGCGCGTTCCGCGACCACGCCGAGCGGGTGGCGTACGGGCGGCTGCGCACGCCGCTGGTGACGGCGGCCGACGGCCGGGTGCGCCCGGTGGGCTGGACCCCCGACGCCGAGTACCTCTGCCACCAGGCGCGGCAGCCGGTCCGTTTCGACCTGGCCATGGCCGCGGCGGCGGCGAACGGCTGCGCGGACTTCCTGGAGATAGGTGCCGGGGACACTCTCACGGGCCTCGGCAGGCACTGCGTACCGGAGAGCCGCTGGCTGAGCGGGCAGGGCTCGGGGCCCGGCGCGGCCGACCAGGCGCACGGGCTCCTCACGTCGCTGGGCGAGCTGTACCGCAGGGGCGCCGACCTGGAGTGGGGCGCGGTCGGCGGCGGCGGGGGCAGGGTGCCGCTGCCGGGGCATCCGCTGCGCAGGCGCCGGGTGGATCCGCTCGTAGCACCGCCGGTCCAGGCCCAGGCCCTCCCGTCGGCACCGCCCGCCACCACCCCGAAGGAGCCCGCCGTGCCGGACGAACTGCTCGACGACGTACGGCGGCTGACCGCCGACAAGCTCGGCCGCCGGATCGCGGACGTCGCGCCGGGTACGTCGTTCTTCGAGCTGGGCGCGGACTCGCTCGCGCTGATGGGCATGACGGCTGAGCTCGAACAGCGCTACGGCGTACGCGTCCCGGTGCGGGAGCTGTTCTCCACTGCCGACACCCCGCGTGCCCTGGCCGAACGCCTGGCACGGGAGCTGGGCCCGGCGCCCGAGCCGACACCCGTACGGAAACCAGCCCCCGTACCCGTACCGGAGCCCGGGGCCGTATCCGCGCCCGCCGTTCTGGCACCGGACCCGGAACCTGAGCCCGCACCCGCACCGGCCGCCGTACCGGCCGCCGTACCGGAAGCGGCGCCCGCGCCCGCACCGGCCCCCGAAGCGCCCTCCGGGCTGCACGAGCTGCTGGGGCAGCAGTTGCGCGTGGCCGAACAGCTCGTCCACCAGGTGACCGGGGTGATCTCCCGCCAGCTCGACGTCCTCGCCCCCACGGCAGCCCGCCCCGCCGCTCCCCCGACGCCTGCCCCCACCACCGTACCGACGCCGACACCGACACCGATACCGACACCGACGCCGTCCCAGGCACCGGCACAGCCCTCGTCTCCCGCGCCGCGCTCCCCGGCGGTGGCTGTTGGCGAACAGCGGTCGGAGCCGTCGCCCACCCCCGGCTGCGACTTCAGTCTGTACTTCTTCGGCGACTACCCGCAGGACACCGACACCGCTGCCCGGGGCGGCGCCCGCGCGGACGGCGGCAAGTACGGGCTGATCATGGAGGCGTCGAAGTACGCGGACGAGCACGGGTTCCACGCGCTCTGGCTCCCCGAGCGGCACTTCAACTCCTTCGGCGCGCTCTTCCCGAACCCCTCCGTCCTCGCCGCCGCGCTCGCGGCGACGACCAGCCGCGTCCGGCTGCACGCGGGCTCGGTCGTACTGCCGCTGCACCACCCGGTCCGGGTCGCCGAGGAGTGGTCCGTCGTGGACAACATCTCCGGCGGCAGAGCGGGCCTCTGCGTCGCGAGCGGCTGGCACGCCACCGACTTCTCGCTGGCCCCACAGCACTTCGGCCGTCACCGCGAGGTGATGTACGAGCAGTTGGAGACCGTGCGGCGGCTCTGGTCGGGCGAGCCGCTGCCGACGACCGCCGGTGACGGCGAGCCCGTCGAGATACGCCTCCACCCGAGCCCCGTGCAGCCCGAACTGCCCCTGTACGTCGCCGTGGTGGGCAACCCGGACAGCTACCGGCGCGCGGCCGCCGAGGGGCTGGGCGTGGTGACCAACCTGATGACGCAGACCGTGGAGCAGCTCGCGGAGAACGTCGCGCTGTACCGGCGGACCCGCGCCGAGCACGGGCTCGACCCGGCGGGGGGCCGGGTGGTGGTGCTGGTGCACACGTACCTGGGTGAGGACGGGGACCGCGCACGGGCGGAGGCGTACCGGCCGTTCGTGTCGTACCTGCGCTCCTCGCTCTCCCTCTTCGGCCAGGTCACCAACAGCCTCGGTTTCACCGCCGACCTCGACAGCACGCCCGAGGAGGACCTGGAGTTCCTGCTCGAACGGGCCTACGAGCGCTACTGCGCCTCGCGCGCCCTGATCGGCGACGAGGAGGCGGCCGCCCGGACGGTGCGCCGCCTGGTGGACGCCGGGGCGGACGAGATCGCCTGCTTCGTGGACTTCGGCGTACCGGCGGAACGGGTCCTCGCGGGGCTGCCGGTGCTCGACCGGGTACGCCGCCGCGCGGCACCCGGCGCGCGGGAGGCAGCCACGCGGGAGGCTCGGGAGGCGCACGCGGCACCCGAACCGCACGCAGCACCCGAGCCACCCGAGGCGCGGCACGGGGACGCGGCGCAGCCCGTACCGGAGCGGGTGCCGCTGTCGCCCGCGCAGCGCCGCATCTGGTTCCTGGAGCAGCTGCATCCGGGGACGAGCATGTACCACGAGCCCAAGGCGGTCCGGCTGGACGGGCCGCTGGACGTGGCGGCGCTGCGCCGGGCGCTCCAGTGGGTCGCCGACCGTCATCCGGCGCTCCGCACGGTGTTCCCGGACGACGGCGGCGTGCCGTACCAGGAGATCCGCGACGGGATACGGCTGGAGTGCCCGGTCGACGACCACACAGGGGCGACGGAGGAGGAGGCGGTGCGCGCCGCGCTCGCGACGGAGGGGCGGCGGGTGCTCGGCCTGCGCGAGGGGCCGCTCGTGACGGCCCGGCTGCTGCGCCTGTCCGACGAGCGGCATCTGCTCTTCCTGCTGGCCCACCACATCGTGTTCGACTCGTCGTCGACGGCGGTGCTCGTACGCGACCTCGCCGCCCGCTACCGCTCCCTGACGTGCGGCGCCCCCGAGCCGCCACCCCTGCCCGAGGTGGCCCCGGCCCGCCCGGCGGACCCGGCCGCTTCGCTCGGCTTCTGGCGGCGGGCGCTGGCCGGCGCCCCTGAGCTGGCCCTGCCGACCGACCGGCCCCGCCCGCCGGTCAGGTCGGGCGCGGGAGCGAGCCTCACACACGAACTGGACGCCGAACTGACGGGAGCGCTGCGGACGTTCACCGCCAGGCACCGCGCCACACCGTTCATGGCGCTGACCGGTGCCGTCGCGGCGGTCCTCGGCCGGATGAGCGGCCAGGACGACGTGGTCATCGGCACGGCCGTCGCGGCGCGGCCCTCCGGTGCCGAGCACCACATCGGACTGTTCCTCGACACCGTGCCGCTGCGCCTGGACGTGTCCGGCGACCCGGACTTCCCGACGCTGCTGCACCGGGTGCGCGACGGCAGCACGGCGGCGTACGAGCACAGTGGCGTGCCCTTCGACGAGCTGGTCGGGGCGCTCAACCCGCGCCGGGACCCGGGGCGCAACCCGCTGTTCCAGGTGATGGTGGAGTACGAGAACGAGGGCGAGGCCGAGTTCGACCCGCCCCGGCTGGCGGCGAAGCTGCTCGACGTGCCGAGCGAGCGCGCCCCGTTCGACCTGAGCGTCTACTTCACGCACCACCGCGACGGCGTGCGGTTCATGGTCGAGTACGACACGGCCCTGTTCGACGAGGCCACGGTGCGCCGCTTCACGCGGTACGTGGAGGAGGTGCTGCGCCGCGCCCTCGACGCGCCCGGCGCCCCCCTGCGCGAGCTGACCGCCGTGACCGCGCCCGACCGCGCGGCCCTCGCGAGGCTTGGCCGCCTGGACGAGCCGTCGCCCGCCGTCGAGGACACCCTGCACGGGCTGTTCGAGCGGCAGGCGCGGCGGACCCCCGACGCCGTCGCCCTGGTGAGCGGCGATGAGAGCGTCCGCTACCGGGACCTGGACCTGCGCGCGAACGCCCTCGCCCACGACGTGCGGGCCCGGGGCGCCGTACGCGGGGAACGGGTGGCGCTGCTGCTGCCGCGCGGCCCGGAACTGATCGCCGCGCTGCTGGGTGTGCTGAAGAGCGGCGCCGCGTATCTGCCGCTCGACCCGTCGCAGCCGACGCCCCGGCTCGCCACGCTCCTGGAGGACGGGGCGCCCGTGCTGCTGCTGACCTCCGCCTCCGTACTGGCGCGGCACCCCGGTCTCGGCGCGGGACCGCTGCCCGTACGGCTCGTGGAGGAGGTGCCCGGCGCGCTCCTGCCCGAGGCCCCGGCCGCCGACGGTCCGTCCGAGGCCGGGCCCTTGGCCGACTCCCCGGCTGACGGCCGCGCCCCTGTGGCCGGGCCCGCCGCCGGGCCGCCCGCCGGGCCGCCCGCCGACGGGGCGCGGCCCGAGGACCCCGCGTACTGCGTGTACACCTCCGGTTCGACCGGCCGCCCCAAGGGCGTCGTCGTGCCGCACCGGGGCCCGGTCAACCTCGTACGCGGTCACCTGGCCCGCCATCCCGGCCTGCGCACCCTCCAGTGGACGTCGCCCGCGTTCGACGTGAGCGTGCAGGAGATCTTCACGACGCTGTGCTCGGGGGCGGCCCTCGTACTGATCGACGACGAGGTGCGGCACGACCCGGCGGCCGTCGCGGAGGTGGTGCGCCGCCACGGGGTGGAGCGGATGTTCATGCCGTGCACCCCGCTCCGGTACCTGATCGACACCGCGCCGGAACTGCCGTCGCTGCGGGAGCTCTTCTCGGCCGGTGAGGCGCTGCGGCTCACCGGCGCGTTCCGCCGCTTCCTCGCCGCGCACCCCGGGTGCGCGCTGTACAACCAGTACGGGCCGACGGAGACGTCCGTCATCGTCACCTCCCACCGGGTCGATCCGGCGGGCGAGGAGTGGCCGCCGATCGGCACACCGGTGCCGGGGGCGCGGATCGTGCTGCTGGACGAGGCCGGGCAGCAGGTGCTTCCCGGCGCGGTCGGGGAGATCCACGTGGGCGGCGTCCCCGTCGCGTACGGCTACCACGGCAGGCCTCGGGAGACGGCCGACGCGTTCGTCGCCGACGGCGCGGGCTGCGTGCTGTACCGGACGGGGGACCTGGGGCGCTGGCGCACGGACGGCTCGCTCCAGTACTGCGGCCGTGCGGACGACCAGGTGAAGATCCGGGGCCACCGGGTGGAACCGGCCGAGGTGCAGAGCGTGTTGGGCGCCCTGCCCGGCGTGCGGGACGCGGCCGTCGTGTCCCGCCGGGACCGGCACGGCGACCGGGAGCTCGTCGCCTACGTGGTCCCGGCGGCCCCGGAGGCCGACCTGCGCGCGCTGCGTGCCGCGCTGTCCGCGCAGCTGCCGGGCCACCTGGTGCCGCGCCACTGGGTGCGGCTGGAGCGGCTGCCGGTGAACACGTCGGGCAAGCTGGACCGGGACCGGCTGCCCGAGCCCGAGCCGGTACCGGAGGGTGAGGACCGGGACGGGGGCCAGGAGCCCGTCGGGCCGGCGGAGAAGGCTCTGCACGAGCTGTGGTGCGACGAACTGGACGTCCGGCGGGTGCCGGTGACCCGGTCGTTCTTCGAGCTGGGCGGCCACTCGCTGAGCGCGATCAGACTCCTGAACCGCATGGCGGACGAGCTGGGCGTCGAGCTGACCATGGCGGAGTTCTTCCTCGCCCCCACGATCCGGGGTGTCGCCGAACGCGGTGGGCGTGCCGCGCCCGCCGACCGGGTGGTGGACACGGCGCCGATGACGTCCACGCTGCGCAGGCTGTGGCACCGGCACCACGAGCACGCCGACCCGGGCGTGTACAACATCGCGCACCGCGTCGATCTGGACGGCGCCCTCGACCCCCGGGACCTGGCGGGCGCCCTGGAGGACCTGGTGGGCCGCCACCACGCGCTGCGCGCCAGGGCCGTACGGCGCGAAGGGCGGTACGTGGTCGAGGTGCTGGCCGAGGTGCCCGTGGACCTGCCGGTGGACGACCTGGCCGCGTACGCCGACGACGACGCGGCCGTCGAGCGGTGGTGCCGGGAGCACGCCACCCGGCCGTTCGCGATGGAGCGCGCGCCGCTGTTCCGCTTCCGGCTGGCGCGGCTGGGGCCGGACCGCTGGGTGCTGGTGACGGTGTTCCACCACGCGGTGTGCGACGGCTGGTCCATGGGCGTGATCTGGCACGAGCTGCGCGAGCTGTACGACGCCCGCCGCACCGGCGCGCCCGCACAACTCGCCTTTCCGGCAGTTCAGTTCACGGACTGCGCCCGCGTGGAGCACGAACTGGGCGGCGGGCGCAGGGCGGAGCTGGAGCGGTTCTGGCGTGCGGAGCTCGACGGCGTACCGCTGCGCCTGCCCCTGCCGTACGACCGGCCGCGCCCCGCGAAGCTGTCGGGCCGGGGCGCCCTGCACACCTGGGTCATCGACGGTGACCTCCCGGGCCGGGTCGCGGAGACGGCGACCCGCCTGGGGACGACCCCGTACGTCGTACTGGCGGCGACGTTCGCGACGTGGATCGGCGGCCTGTGCGGCGGGCTGCCCGATGTCGTACTGGCAGCGTCCAGCGCGAACCGCACCCGTCGCGACCGTTCCGACGTGGTCGGCCTGCTGGGCGACGCGGTCCTGCTGCGCGCCCGGCCGTGCGAGGCCGCCACGTTCGCCGACCTGGTGACGGGGCTCGGCGCGACGCTCTTCACCGCGCTGGACCACCAGGAGCTGCCGCTGACGGAGGTGGTGGAGCTGGTCGCGCCGGGGACGGGCGACTCGCTCTTCCCCACGGTGCTGTTCACGGTGATCACCACCCCGCCGCCCGCCCTGCACCTGCGCGACGTGTCGTCCTCGGTCCGCGCCCTCCCGACATCGGGTGTGGCCCGCAACGAGCTGTACGCGGTCCTGGTCCCCGGCACGGACACGATCACGGTCACCTTCGAGTACTCCACTGACCTCTTCGACGAATCCACGATCACCGCCTGGGCGGACTCCTTCACCCACCTCCTCCACCACACCGCCGGCTCCCCGCACAGCCCTCTCCCCACCCCCTGA